Part of the Quercus robur chromosome 5, dhQueRobu3.1, whole genome shotgun sequence genome, CACACTAGGTTTATTTGTTTAAAGTGCTTTTTCTTTAATGATGCAAGGAGCaccaaaattatttcaaaatttattgtttcaGCTTTTGGGTactggattttatttttgaattagttttctttttgtattttgaatttgatatttaattttgttaaggATTTTATGGGATTTAATTATGGCCTGATAGGATATCTCTATTTTGATGTAATCTTGGAAGCCCTATTAGAATAGTGGCTCTTGTAATTGTGAAAACATTACAATTtgattagaaattttataattagaGAATGTCTTTCCCTTTGTCTGGTGGTGATACCTTAGGTTTTGGGGCGAATTCTAGGTGGTGAAGTTTAGGATTTGTCctattttatcttctttttcttttatttcaattttcctTCCCCTATCCTATCTCATTTAACCATTTAGAAATATGAAATGTTTGGTGGCAGCAGTGTcaattgtatattttattattcatattttCTGTCCAGACTCAAGTTAATATGATCACCGTGTTGCTTGATAATATGCACGTGTTCATTCTGATTGGTTGCATCCTTTAAGATTGCTTTCTGTAGATGGGTGTCATTTTACTGAATACAAGAGAGAATCTACAAATATTGACAATGAAATAGAATTTAACGAATCTTTTGAAGCGTTTTTTCTAGAAACTGATACTGAAGATATATGCATGTGGGAGCCCCTGTATCTGTTATTCTTAGTTTGGTCCGTATTGTTCATGGTGGAATCCAAAAAGTGCAATAGCAAATTGGAGTCATATTAGAAATGGGGTGTTGTACAAAATTACAACTGAATTGTTTAATTAATTGAAGGTTAAATATATGAGGAAAATAGGCTGCACGCTATATGGAATTGTAAAGAAACTGCTGATTGTTTACAATCtgatattttattgttgttaaaaATGCACTGCTGCACTTAAAGCCAAAAAGATCAAAGCCTTAAGGTATCAACCCTTCCCTTGGTTGAAGCAAAGGTCATATAATAAGCACACCTTAGGCACGCTGTTCTGGTGCTTTTTGAACAAACACAAAGCACACCTAGGtgcatttttttgttaaaaatatgtgaatcattaaaattaattgCTTGAACTTGAAGGAAATTACATGGACCATTGCTAAATTATTAAAACACTATTGTTAAGGTGCTATATTAcacacattatttatttatttattttgtatatcaAAGGACAAAAACCATGATAATCTACTATTCCTGTGTTTGTTGGTCTTTGCCTTTTGGATATATTTAGATCGAACCATATACTTCTTTTGATCATGGCTAgcacaattattatttttataagcaCAAGAAGATGCTATAAAATGTTGTCTAAACTTTATATGACTAAATTATTATCATATTGTCCATTGATATTTCAAATTTACTATATTaaagttttaagaaattgaaagaaCTTATGTAAAATTTGAACTTATAAACTTTGTTCAATTGCACTATCTATTTTAGCTAATAggcaaattttattattattttattttattttctattttatatatatatatatatattttaaattatatgctatgaatctttttattagaggttattttatattgtttttggtaaaTGTGCACTTTGCTTCATATCAATTAGGCTTGTGCTTTGTGCATAGCCTTCAAGAGGCCCATGTGCTTGATGCTTTTATGAACAGGCATATGACGCAGCTCATATAATTGTATTTCAGATTTGGGTATTTCAGACTTTCCTCGTTAGTAGAGTTAGCATTATAAGCTTTGGAATTTTTACTAGGTCAGTATTTTACTTACGATGGATGCTATGAGCCTTCTGATCCAAGTATTCTGATGTTACTGAACATAACTAGCAaccagtattttttttatacaatttggATGAACATGTGCATTTTCAGTGtgaggattttgattttttaagttgGGAATCCAAAAATATGACAGCCTTAGCCTAAGTATTGTGATATGGTAAAATATGTCATATCAATGGTCTACAATTGTGAGTTCCCACTGGATTGATCCCATTTATGAAAGTAGTTGTAGGAAAATGTGGATACTCGATAGATCCctaaaaattgatgaaattgtaACAGATCTAGTTTTTGTAGCCCACTTGTGTTGACAGGACTTGTAGTTGATTCCTTGGTTTTGTTGGTGCAGGTTCAGGTTGGTGGTTCCCCAGTGTACAAAACAGAGAGAAAGTTGGGCAAGGGTGGGTTTGGACAAGTTTATGTTGGGCGGCGTGTTTCTGCAGTAAATACAAATGACAGAACCACTGTATCTGGAGCTGTTGAGGTACGATATTTACTTTTTgtcgtttcctttttttttttttttttttttttttgcgaaaaaatgttttttatcCCCCCacgctctcttttttttccccctccaaTAAACACTATGTTGACTTTGTAAAATAGGTGGCCTTAAAATTTGAGCACAAAAGTAGCAAAGGATGTAATTACGGACCACCATCTGAGTGGCAGGTGTACACGTGAGTGTAATCATttcatttaatttgttatggttatgaattttgataatatttgtGAATCTAGAACTTGCTCTTTTTGCTTGTAGTACTCTTGGTGGCAGTCATGGAGTACCTCGTGTACACTATAAAGGTCAACAGGGCGACTATTATGTCATGGTATGCTATTGCTTGCATTGTCTTGTTGATTCTGAATATGTAGAGCTTTAGTGTGATGCTTTTTTCAGTCCACACTGGCCTATTCTTGGAATGGTTTTTTGACAGAAAACTTTGTTGTGTGCAGGTTATGGATATGCTCGGTCCAAGCTTGTGGGATGTTTGGAATAATAACTCTCATATGTGAGTGCAATGAAATTGACTTTTAAGTTCATTAATCTTTTTTCGAGTCGTGAATTGTGTTATTAAGGCAATTTGTTAATTTCAGAATGTCCACTGAAATGGTTGCATGTATTGCCATTGAAGCAATATCCATTTTGGAGAAGATGCACTCTCGAGGGTAAGAATTCTCTTTCCTGGTAGGACTAGGCTTGTGTTTGCCTTTTCTgtaattttgttgtgtttgtagcaAGTTAGAGGGTATCTATCCAGAAAAAATTTAGTCTGTTCTCCTCCGTGGTTTATTGTCTGTTATGGAGGAATGATGCATGCATTTTTACTATCTATTTGATAGAGGAATTGCTTGAAAAGTAACCTATCAGCTAATATTTTACAGTGTGTTAGAATTATGACAATAAttccccttcttttcttttcgaCAGATATGTGCATGGGGATGTAAAGCCAGAAAATTTTCTGCTTGGTACTCCAGGAACTCCTGACGAGAAAAAACTGTTCCTAGTTGATCTTGGATTAGGTACTTTTTCATTGaagttattaaaattttaagtaattattgTCTGTACTGTGCATTAGTCATTGTTCTATTACCTGCTTGGGCTCACAGCTTCTAGGTGGAGAGATGGTAATACTGGATTGCATGTTGAATATGACCAAAGACCAGATGTTTTCAGGTACAGCCATTGATTTTATCTGGATAGAGTGCAAAATGTTTATGTAGTTGCTATAACCTGGAATTTTGCTCCATGACtcattattttgtgttttgacAGGGGAACAGTGCGTTATGCTAGTGTACATGCTCATTTAGGGAGAACTGGTAGCAGGAGAGATGATCTAGAATCTCTTGCATATACGCTGATTTTCCTTCTCCGAGGTCGGCTGCCTTGGCAAGGGTATCAGGTATGTCCTTTCTCTGCTTGtgaaatgtttttgttttgtgtagcATCTAATCCTGTAACATAATGATGTTTGCAGGGAGACAATAAAGGATTCCTTGTTTGCAAGAAGAAGATGGCAACTTCTCCAGAAGTGATGTGCGGCCTTTGTCCACAGCCTTTCAGACAATTTGTTGAACATGTGGTGAACTTGAAGTTTGATGAAGAACCGGAATATGCAAAATACATTTCGCTGTTTGATGAAATTATCTgcccaaattttgaaatccgGCCAATCAACACAGAGGGTGCACAAAAGGTAATGATGTTCTCCTATAGTGTTCGTCTTTGTCAGTACTTTACTCTTTAGCTGGAGTTTATTTATCTAATGTTTGAAGGTAATAATGGCTGTTTCTAAGGCATAATTTACTTCTTGTGAAGCTTATTGGTCATAAGAGAGCCCGTTTGGCTATggaggaggaagaagaggatggtcAACCGAAGAAGAAGGTGCGTAACGGCTTGCCAGCTAAACAATGGATTAGTGTTTACAATGGGCGTGAACCTATGAAGCAAAGGTACATCTATGCTCTAGTCATGCATGACGCATCATTCTCTTATCACTATGACTTTTTGTTCATTATGTCATCCTTTTGTGATTTGTAGTCTTGCATTGTATTTCACAAGATCCAAATGTGGAAAATCTTTAGAACATTTAGGATTTGGTGAGAGTTTGTGTTGTCTTGCCACTGTAGGTATCATTACAATGTGGCAGATATAAGGCTGTCCCAGCACATTGATAAAGGATACGAGGACAAATTATATGTCAGCAGTGTAGCTTCATGTCAGAACCTTTGGGCCCTAATTATGGATGCAGGCACTGGCTTTACTTCACAAGTTTATGAACTCTCACCATGTTTTCTTCACAAGGTACGCTGCTAATGTTATGGATTTTTCATCAACTGTTTCACACTTTTGTGTTGTCATCACGTTGTCTATCTTAGTAAAGAATCTAATGTACTGTGTCTCTGCCTGTAGGAATGGATAATGGACCAATGGGAAAAGAACTATTATATCAGTGCAATAGCTGGAGCTACAAATGGGAGCTCCTTAGTAATAATGTCTAAGGGTTAGTCTTAAGGATGCTTATATTTTAGGTTTTCTGTGCCACTTGTTATTTAGTTGTGGTCTTACTGGCCAAGTTCTAATTCTGATTTTCTTTCAACTGACTTTTAATTTATTGAACCAGGTACGCATTATGTGCAGCAGTCATACAAAGTTAGTGAATCATTTCCTTACAAGTGGATAAACAAAAAATGGAGAGAGGGCTTCTTCGTAACTACTATGGCCACCTCTGGGAACAGATGGGGAATTGTCATGTCTCGTGGTGCAGCATTTTCTCGACAGGTCATCTTGGATTCAATAACAATATATTTGAATATGTTGCGTGGAGTATAAGCATCAATAACTGACTGTTAATGCTTATTAAATTTCAGGTTGTTGAACTAGATTTCCATTACCCTAGTGAAGGTATTCACCGGCGGTGGGATTATGGATATCGAATCACAGCAACTGCAGCAACTTGCGATCAGGCCGCTTTTGTTCTTAGTGTTCCTAAGAGGAGGCATACAGAAGATGATTCAACTCAAGAAACACTTAGAACGTCTACTTTTCCTAGTACACATGTAAAGgtgaatttttatatttctttaacATAGTAGCTTTAATTAAGTTGTTTGGTTCTGATCTTTTAAAGTCTTTCTGGATGCTTACTTAATGATGTGACTTGCAGGAGAAGTGGACGAGGAATCTTTATATTGCGTCTGTTTGTTATGGACGAACAGTTTCGTGATCTGCTAACGTTGTTTAGGGCTCCAGTGGACACCGTTACAGTCACAGTCAACAGATATCGCGTTGCTCTAATTGCCCACTATCCATTAGGGATATTTTGATGTTTATATGTGGCATTGTCAGGCTTAGAGAAATTTTGATTGCTATAGGCTTATTaaaatgtaattaaattaaactGAGCAAAAACTCTTTTGGTCTTATTATGTTCGTCAATTTGCGGAAAATTGGGTCTTGTTGATGTCAATGATAAGGAAAAGCccatttttttgaaaaccatGGTTGGACAGAATTGGTTTAAGACTGTTTTACTGGCAACTGCTCGAAGCGGTCTCAAATCTGCTTCAACGTTGTAAATTCTTGTAGGTCAGTCtgatatatttgtttggaaaaaagaGACTGAGAGATGGGGAGTGAGCGTGTGTGTGAGAGACCCGACATATATGCCGGGGACAAGATATCAAACTATTATTTCAACACATCCATACTATATAACAAGAGAAATGCTATAATAAAGGTCACAACTATCCTTAGAACATTTGTTAGagaaccattttagaaaagtttgatATCACTTctatgggaaataaaaaaatatcaaaaaataaaaaaaaaatttcacaaaagctttcttaaaataaatcacTAACAAATACGGGCATTTGTGGACTTTTTTCCATAACAATATTTCAAAAAGTTCAATTTCctaatataattgaaaattttaatacctaaaaatttaaatataagaaaactTCATATTTGAGAGTATTTCGAATGAGTTTTAGTTAACTCAAATTGTAAAGTttctcacttaaaaaaaaaaaaagaatgtctaatagttgaataagaaatttagaatttaatttctatttacaCCTCGATTGATATCTTATCAATCTTAATTTGGTAATAAAGAGCACCgtttaaaactatatatataaacaaatatgagagtgagggggagagatatttatttaatttaaaatataaaaaatatcccTATTCCCCAAATCTACTCCCAATTTTAGTGCTTAACCCGGTCTGGTCCACTTTTCAAAACTACAGTCTCATAAAATCTCGCCTTATCTTATCCGATGATGTCCAAAGCTCAACACCAAAACAGTAGTTCTCATTTTCAATacgaaaacaaaaaacccaaaaccatagtTAAATATTCTATCTCCTTCAATGGCAGCTACTGCAGAGAAGGACTATAACACAGTGAAAAGAAGAGTGGCCTGTGTGACCAACCATCTCATTCcgcttcttcatcatcatcattcgcCTCCAATTACTACCACTTGCGGTAATTCCAATGTTGAGCTATGTAACGCTGCCTCCATCAACGACAGCTACCATAGGATACACGGTGAAGTTCCCACTCACGAAATTGTGTGGAAACTTGCCTCTGATTATGAGTCCGGCAATGAGTTTCACTTCACCGACATTATCTACGAGAAAGCCGTTGGCGAAGGGATAGCAAAGGTCAAGCTTTTCATGGAACTGAGTTCTCAAATATGTTACTATGTCACAGTGCTTAATGGGTTCTAACTCATGCTCTTTGCTTTGTTGTAGATTACCATTAATAGGCCAGAGAGACGAAATGCGTTTCGGCCATTGACAATTAAGGAACTTAGTCGAGCATTTGACGATGCAAGGGATGATAGTTCGGTGGGAGTTATCATTCTTACCGGGAAGGTATTTAACTAACTTTATGAAACTTAATTACAGTTCCTTAGATATGTTTTCTAAGTtgtcaattaaattcaaccaagcTTATGCATTGGCCAACGAATCACATTgttaaatttagttgtaatgtATAACATCTAAAGTTTTATAATTCGTCTTTATATGCTCGTCTTGCCTGATTGTTTAGTATATTAAATCTTATTAAACAAGTAATCTGTCAATTCTAGTGTCTGTTTGTTAGTGAGTTCGATTACTGTTATAATTTTGTTGAGTGCTGCTACACAAACCGAAAAGTATTTACAGTTTTACTTCGATTTCTAGCCCTTGTGTCCATAGTGATCTCTTGTATTGCTAAAGGCTGCTGTGCTGGCCCTTCATGTCATGCTTTTGGAGTacagaaatagagaaagaatagTGTGTTAAGTTGTTGATTTTGATGAAAGTCACTAGTAGCACCCACTGGTGGTCTTTAGTcattactattaattttttaaagaaattaataagTACTATTGTAGTCATACTGCTTCAGAGTCATGCACCTTGCTCATGTCTACCTTCTAGTTCTAGTTGTCTCTAATGAATGCAAGTAGTCTCAACTATTAGTCCTTGTGATTGTGCACTGACCCTactttcatatttattttgtatgacCTATGTTGTGTGTGGGATGAAAGTTGTTATACAACAGAATCTGATAGTCATCAAGTCTCTTCTTTTTctgaaaaattaattcaaattttaagcTAACATGATGCAaccttgatttttttctttctttctcatttgTCTATGTGATGGGGGCTGTTCTTCAAGATGACATGTTTGATTAGATGTGTCTGCAAATTTTGGGGCACGAGAAAAACTACATTGCATGTCCATCTTGAAAACTATTGATGTGTTTTTATCTGTCAAGGAAAAGTGGAAAACAAATACTCCTTTTGACTTCTAAGCAGGATTTAAAATATGACTATGTCTATGCCACTAATGTGTAAGTTATAAGTTCATTCCATACTGGGACAGACCAAGATCCACCCTACAATATGGGGTCAAAAagccaaaataaattattttagccTTTATAAAAAGAGAACTGATTCTTGAATAGATTTGCATGCTCCCTGGTTAGAACCTGTCCAATTGAAAACTATTGATGCGTTTTCTATCTGTCAAGGAAGTGGAAAACAAATAGCCCTTTTACCTTCTATGCAGATTGAAAATATGACTATGTCGGCGCCACTAATGTACAAGTTATATTGATGTTCTGTATGTCCATGGAACCTGTATtgatttgttgttgttaaaaATTTAATGCTGTAGGGATCAAAGGCATTTTGTAGTGGTGGTGACCAGGCGTTGAGAACCAAGGATGGTTATGCtgattatgaaaattttggtcGTCTTAATGTTTTAGATTTGCAGGTATATGGTACCCTGAAATAATTTATCCTCTTGACTCTATTTAGTGCTTGCATAAGTCCCTTGCAGCCTTGCCCTCCAACCAAAACTTGGTTGAGCATGATTCTTCATGATTACCCCTAAATATTGCTTCCAATTGTAACCTCTGAgccttgaaaaagaaaaatcaaatgctTCATCGCCAGtcttctaattttttgttattttaatcaTTACCAGGTACAGATCCGTCGTCTTCCAAAGCCAGTGATAGCAATGGTATACTCTACTTAATTCAACTTTGCATCTAGTCTTAATCCTATCAATCTCATGGACTCTTGGTGTAACTGAGTTGTGTACCTTATgatatttaactttttaaaaaaaatcagtgtACTTCAGGGTTACTTATTATGAGGTTAACAGTTCCTAACCATCATACTTGCTACCTATTAATTACTTTGTTCACACCTATCCTTAAAACAGGTGGCAGGTTATGCTGTTGGAGGAGGACATGTGTTACACATGGTTTGCGATCTAACCATTGCAGCAGATAATGCTATTTTTGGTCAAACTGGTCCTAAGGTAGTTTTATCCTTTTCCCTATTGTTCTGAAATCTCAATCATAGATTGGTGTGCTAGAACTAATCTCACAAGAGATATCTTATTTGGAACCACTCAGCTGCTTAATTTGTAACATCTTTTAAAGGATGGCATACTAGAACTTCAAACCTCACAAGttgttttttcctcttttacaCCACCAAATGTCACTTAATGTTAGTAAATAACTATTGTTCTAATGCTGTGCTCCTTATTTTGTCATTAGATTACTTATAATTTTGTGCATATGGCAGGTTGGAAGCTTTGATGCTGGTTATGGAAGTTCCATTATGTCTCGTTTGGTAAGACATTAAAGGTGAAGACACCTAATATCTGTATGTTACTTGCATCACAGTTCTCTCTTTGATCAGTACATGGTCACAGAGGTCTACTGGATGTGTGGTGAATTTAGTtgagttatttttatattttaaatttttataaacttgcacataaaattttgttaaacaGATTGGTCCTAAAAGAGCACGTGAAATGTGGTTTTTGGCAAGGTTCTATACAGCTTCTGAAGCAGATAAAATGGGACTCGTAAACGTTGTTGTACTGGTGAGTTCATTTCCGTCTAGGAGAACCTGAAAATTGTTGAGGTACAGCATCATTACTTCAACAGTAAGATGCCTTTTCTCATGAACAGGGATATccacatggatttttttttataatgcatCTGGGATGCTGGAACTTTACATAAAGAAAAATCATGTAGTCATTTCAACCATTGTCAATAAACACAGTTAAAGTtctgaatttcaatttttttttcagctgGAGAGATTAGAGCAAGAAACGATTAAATGGTGTCGAGAGATCCTAAGAAACAGCCCAACTGCAATTCGGGTGCTCAAAGCAGCTCTTAATGCAGTTGATGATGGCCATGCTGGACTCCAGGTACCTTCAATATCCATTCATCAAGTTAGTGTAATTTC contains:
- the LOC126725377 gene encoding casein kinase 1-like protein HD16 produces the protein MPVLRSEVRKSRAAAAAAEAKQIRKPQPKPKEQRKPLKNRIEVGEAIATRTRRRSAAAAAANTNTNNNNKKQRVGNEDVGAAKAAEKKKKEEEEENRSLEKEEEEEEEEEEEEEEEEEVGEKEMDENESGGRSNDKAHAGGDDEGSVAPIPDRVQVGGSPVYKTERKLGKGGFGQVYVGRRVSAVNTNDRTTVSGAVEVALKFEHKSSKGCNYGPPSEWQVYTTLGGSHGVPRVHYKGQQGDYYVMVMDMLGPSLWDVWNNNSHIMSTEMVACIAIEAISILEKMHSRGYVHGDVKPENFLLGTPGTPDEKKLFLVDLGLASRWRDGNTGLHVEYDQRPDVFRGTVRYASVHAHLGRTGSRRDDLESLAYTLIFLLRGRLPWQGYQGDNKGFLVCKKKMATSPEVMCGLCPQPFRQFVEHVVNLKFDEEPEYAKYISLFDEIICPNFEIRPINTEGAQKLIGHKRARLAMEEEEEDGQPKKKVRNGLPAKQWISVYNGREPMKQRYHYNVADIRLSQHIDKGYEDKLYVSSVASCQNLWALIMDAGTGFTSQVYELSPCFLHKEWIMDQWEKNYYISAIAGATNGSSLVIMSKGTHYVQQSYKVSESFPYKWINKKWREGFFVTTMATSGNRWGIVMSRGAAFSRQVVELDFHYPSEGIHRRWDYGYRITATAATCDQAAFVLSVPKRRHTEDDSTQETLRTSTFPSTHVKEKWTRNLYIASVCYGRTVS
- the LOC126725378 gene encoding 1,4-dihydroxy-2-naphthoyl-CoA synthase, peroxisomal-like: MAATAEKDYNTVKRRVACVTNHLIPLLHHHHSPPITTTCGNSNVELCNAASINDSYHRIHGEVPTHEIVWKLASDYESGNEFHFTDIIYEKAVGEGIAKITINRPERRNAFRPLTIKELSRAFDDARDDSSVGVIILTGKGSKAFCSGGDQALRTKDGYADYENFGRLNVLDLQVQIRRLPKPVIAMVAGYAVGGGHVLHMVCDLTIAADNAIFGQTGPKVGSFDAGYGSSIMSRLIGPKRAREMWFLARFYTASEADKMGLVNVVVLLERLEQETIKWCREILRNSPTAIRVLKAALNAVDDGHAGLQEVGGNATLLFYGTEEGNEGKTAYMERRAPDFSKFPRRP